Proteins co-encoded in one Eremothecium sinecaudum strain ATCC 58844 chromosome VI, complete sequence genomic window:
- the PMR1 gene encoding Ca(2+)/Mn(2+)-transporting P-type ATPase PMR1 (Syntenic homolog of Ashbya gossypii AEL301W; Syntenic homolog of Saccharomyces cerevisiae YGL167C (PMR1)) yields MSDNPFDSYLRKDTEQGGSDPALLASKALLKPNASLEYCSLTVEETIRQLNTDAKNGIMDQQQVRLGLMEWGPNEVSADGGEPLWKRFLSTFIEDPLILLLIGSAIISFLMGNIDDAVSITLAIVIVVSVGFVQEYRSEKSLEALQKLVPASCHLIRNGVEKTVLAAELIPGDVVSVKVGDRVPADLRIIESVDLCVDESTLTGETEPMHKSNAAVDVSSYNDIPGGIIPISDRASIAFMGTLVREGHGKGVVVSTGKHTMFGTVFEMMNSIEKPKTPLQLAMDKLGKDLSYMSFFLIGIIFIIGVIQGRSWLEMFQISVSLAVAAIPEGLPIIVTVTLALGVLRMASRKAIVSRLPSVETLGSVNVICSDKTGTLTANHMTASKIWCLGSMANKNNVLVVESKSLNGLNKGQKLSTHLTEDVRTTLKIGSVCNNASYSHEHAKYLGNPTDIALVEVLAKFGMDDERQNVRKIEELSFNSKRKFMAVKVDNGSSPHKHVVYIKGAFEKIVEKSSFYMSNTGKVEKLTDSHRAIIDDCARSLASEGLRILAFAQVDIPANKALTEGGFQNLVFTGLVGMKDPPRATVRPAIEELLQGGVHVIMITGDSENTAVNIARQIGIPVINPEISVLTGDKLDRMTDDQLAGVIDHVNIFARATPEHKLNIVRALQKRGDIVAMTGDGVNDAPALKLADIGVAMGHMGTDVAKEASDMVLTDDDFSTILTAIEEGKGIFNNIQNFLTFQLSTSVATLSLVALAIAFKLPNPLNAMQILWVNILMDGPPAQSLGVEPVDQEVRRKPPRKRTDKILTTQVMKRLLINAAFIIVGTIYVFVKEMTEDNQITARDTTMTFTCFVFFDMFSALSCRHATKSIFEIGLFNNKMFNYAVGFSLIGQLCAIYVPFFQSIFKTESLSIGDLLYLLVISSSVFIADEVRKYYAKKNAVQDSYYFSMV; encoded by the coding sequence ATGAGTGATAACCCTTTTGATTCTTATTTGAGGAAGGATACCGAACAAGGTGGCTCTGACCCTGCATTGCTAGCATCTAAGGCATTACTGAAGCCCAATGCATCCTTAGAATATTGCTCGCTGACAGTTGAAGAAACTATAAGACAGTTAAATACAGATGCAAAGAATGGTATTATGGACCAACAGCAAGTCCGCTTAGGATTGATGGAATGGGGTCCGAATGAGGTTAGTGCAGATGGTGGAGAACCGCTTTGGAAGCGATTTCTGTCGACGTTTATCGAAGACCCATTGATTCTGCTATTAATCGGCTCAGCGATAATTAGTTTTTTAATGGGAAACATCGACGATGCTGTAAGTATTACTCTGGCCATTGTCATCGTGGTTTCTGTGGGTTTTGTTCAGGAGTATAGATCAGAAAAGTCCCTTGAAGCCCTACAGAAGTTAGTTCCTGCAAGCTGTCATCTAATTAGAAATGGTGTCGAGAAGACCGTTCTAGCTGCGGAGTTGATTCCTGGCGATGTTGTTTCTGTCAAGGTTGGTGATCGGGTTCCTGCTGATCTTCGTATTATTGAAAGTGTTGACCTATGTGTTGACGAGAGTACTTTAACCGGAGAGACGGAGCCCATGCACAAGTCGAATGCTGCGGTTGATGTATCATCTTATAATGATATTCCTGGTGGCATTATACCAATTAGTGATAGAGCAAGCATTGCGTTTATGGGAACATTGGTTAGGGAGGGACATGGTAAGGGGGTTGTGGTTTCAACTGGTAAACACACTATGTTTGGGACAGTTTTCGAAATGATGAACAGTATTGAAAAGCCTAAAACGCCGTTGCAATTGGCAATGGACAAGTTGGGAAAGGACCTATCTTATATGAGTTTTTTCTTAATTGGTATTATCTTTATAATTGGTGTCATTCAGGGAAGATCATGGTTGGAAATGTTCCAGATATCTGTTTCTTTAGCAGTAGCTGCTATTCCTGAGGGCTTGCCTATTATTGTGACGGTTACTTTAGCTTTAGGCGTATTGCGTATGGCTAGTAGAAAGGCTATTGTTAGCCGTTTGCCTAGTGTTGAAACCTTGGGATCAGTGAATGTTATTTGTTCAGACAAGACTGGTACGCTAACAGCAAATCATATGACGGCTTCTAAAATATGGTGTTTGGGAAGTATGGCTAATAAGAATAATGTTTTAGTGGTGGAATCGAAATCCTTGAATGGATTAAATAAGGGCCAAAAGTTGTCTACGCACCTAACTGAGGATGTTAGGACGACTTTGAAAATTGGAAGTGTTTGTAACAACGCTTCGTATTCTCACGAGCATGCGAAGTATTTAGGAAACCCAACAGATATAGCGTTGGTTGAAGTGCTTGCAAAATTCGGTATGGACGACGAAAGACAAAATGTTAGAAAGATTGAGGAACTCTCATTTAATTCGAAAAGAAAATTCATGGCGGTTAAAGTTGATAATGGTAGCTCCCCACATAAGCATGTTGTGTATATAAAGGGTGCTTTTGAGAAAATTGTGGAAAAATCATCCTTTTATATGAGTAACACCGGAAAAGTTGAGAAGTTGACAGATTCACATAGAGCTATTATTGATGACTGTGCAAGGTCATTGGCCTCTGAAGGCTTAAGGATTCTTGCATTTGCACAGGTTGATATCCCTGCAAACAAAGCGCTAACAGAGGGTGGCTTCCAGAATTTGGTTTTCACTGGATTAGTCGGTATGAAAGATCCCCCAAGAGCTACTGTTCGTCCTGCTATAGAGGAATTGCTACAGGGCGGTGTTCATGTAATTATGATTACCGGTGACTCTGAAAACACAGCTGTAAATATTGCAAGACAAATAGGAATTCCTGTCATTAATCCTGAGATAAGTGTGTTAACTGGTGATAAATTAGATCGTATGACTGATGACCAGCTTGCTGGTGTTATTGACCATGTGAATATCTTCGCCAGAGCAACTCCTGAGCATAAATTGAATATTGTTCGAGCTTTACAGAAGAGAGGTGATATTGTAGCTATGACCGGTGATGGTGTGAATGATGCGCCTGCCCTGAAATTGGCTGATATAGGTGTGGCAATGGGTCATATGGGAACCGATGTTGCCAAAGAAGCATCAGATATGGTTTTGACTGATGACGATTTTAGTACTATCTTGACTGCAATTGAAGAAGGTAAAGGAATCTTCAATAATATCCAGAACTTTTTGACCTTCCAATTATCCACCTCAGTCGCTACCCTCTCGTTAGTTGCCCTTGCCATAGCATTTAAGTTACCAAACCCACTCAACGCAATGCAAATTTTGTGGGTGAATATTCTAATGGATGGTCCTCCAGCTCAATCGTTGGGAGTCGAGCCAGTTGACCAGGAAGTTAGAAGGAAACCTCCAAGAAAAAGAACTGATAAGATCTTGACTACTCAAGTTATGAAACGTTTATTGATTAACGCTGCGTTTATTATTGTTGGAACCATATATGTATTTGTCAAAGAAATGACAGAAGATAACCAAATTACCGCAAGAGATACTACTATGACATTCACTTGCTTTGTGTTTTTCGACATGTTTAGTGCCTTGTCTTGCAGACATGCAACGAAATCAATTTTTGAGATTGGTTTGTTTAATAACAAGATGTTCAACTATGCGGTTGGTTTTTCATTGATCGGTCAACTATGTGCAATCTATGTTCCATTCTTTCAATCTATATTTAAGACTGAAAGCTTGAGCATTGGTGATCTACTTTATTTATTAGTGATCAGTAGTAGTGTTTTCATTGCGGATGAAGTGAGAAAATATTACGCTAAGAAGAATGCAGTGCAGGATTCATACTACTTTTCCATGGTATAA
- the SUA5 gene encoding threonylcarbamoyladenylate synthase (Syntenic homolog of Ashbya gossypii AEL300C; Syntenic homolog of Saccharomyces cerevisiae YGL169W (SUA5)) — MQRCFLYKLKSICCRKMSYITKTLKVNPASIHFSATSHLDGSLPVITDPETKNNLLEAARIIRDTNDTVAFPTETVYGLGGSSLNDESVLNIYKAKNRPSDNPLISHVSSLDQLNRKIYMQENIKNELCNIPKIYHKLIEKLWPGPLTILLPVPERSPLSQLTTGGQPTFAVRIPSNPVARALIALSDTPIAAPSANASTRPSPTLVEHVLYDLKGKIPLVLDGGACDVGVESTVVDGLVQPPMLLRPGGFTYEDILELGGDEWATCKVENKHAVELGEKVRTPGMKYKHYSPRAPTLLYAPTKEELPMSARLETVKEDIKKCIKEKFNDGKKAKIGLLTTMHFPADMLESLQDDVEIVLKSLGTVGKEIQTNLFALLRNLDEKCNVDLIIVEGIPENEEGLAVMNRLRKAAANNIIPF, encoded by the coding sequence ATGCAGAGGTGCTTTTTGTATAAATTAAAATCAATCTGCTGTAGAAAAATGTCATATATTACCAAGACTTTAAAGGTCAACCCTGCTTCTATTCATTTCTCAGCAACGTCACATTTAGACGGATCCCTTCCTGTAATTACTGATCCTGAGACCAAAAATAACTTGTTGGAAGCGGCGCGGATTATTAGGGATACCAATGATACTGTTGCATTTCCTACAGAAACAGTTTACGGATTAGGAGGCTCATCGCTGAACGATGAATCAGTGTTGAATATCTATAAGGCCAAGAATCGTCCCAGTGATAACCCGTTAATTAGCCACGTTTCGTCGCTTGACCAACTGAACCGTAAGATCTACATGCAGGAGAATATCAAGAACGAGCTCTGCAATATCCCAAAAATTTACCATAAATTGATAGAAAAACTATGGCCTGGGCCACTTACGATTTTACTACCTGTGCCTGAAAGATCTCCATTATCTCAGTTAACTACAGGCGGCCAGCCTACCTTTGCAGTGCGCATTCCTTCCAACCCAGTAGCCCGGGCGTTGATTGCTTTGAGTGACACGCCAATAGCGGCACCGTCAGCAAATGCATCTACAAGACCTTCCCCTACGCTTGTTGAGCACGTGCTGTACGATTTAAAGGGTAAAATACCATTAGTTTTGGATGGTGGTGCATGCGATGTTGGGGTCGAATCTACAGTTGTTGATGGCCTTGTTCAGCCTCCTATGTTACTTAGACCTGGTGGTTTCACATACGAGGATATCTTGGAGTTAGGGGGAGATGAATGGGCTACTTGCAAGGTAGAGAACAAACACGCAGTAGAACTTGGGGAGAAAGTTAGAACACCAGGGATGAAATATAAGCATTACTCCCCAAGGGCGCCAACGTTGCTGTATGCTCCTACAAAAGAAGAGTTACCGATGAGTGCTAGACTGGAAACTGTAAAAGAAGATATAAAGAAGTGCATAAAAGAAAAGTTCAACGACGGAAAGAAGGCGAAGATAGGTCTGCTTACAACCATGCATTTTCCAGCCGATATGTTGGAAAGTCTTCAAGATGATGTTGAAATAGTACTAAAATCTTTAGGAACTGTAGGAAAAGAAATTCAAACGAACTTATTTGCTCTATTGCGTAACCTAGACGAAAAGTGTAACGTTGACTTGATTATTGTAGAAGGTATACCAGAAAATGAAGAGGGACTTGCAGTTATGAATAGACTGAGAAAAGCTGCTGCAAACAACATAATCCCATTTTAA
- a CDS encoding FTR1 family protein (Syntenic homolog of Ashbya gossypii AEL294C; Non-syntenic homolog of Saccharomyces cerevisiae YER145C (FTR1)), which yields MANKVFNVAVFFVCFRECLEAAIIVSVLLSFVDRTVSKENVSLRRRLKKQLWLGVALGLLICLAIGGATIGVYYRYQNDIYGPYEDIWESVFAFIASIMISMMGIPMLRISKMKAKWRLKFAQALVEGHKEKGRWKLGHFVKRYALFMLPFVTVLREGLEAVVFVAGVGAAGDVEATSYPLPVVVGLLAGAAIGMFLYYGATRSSMQIFLVCSTCLLYLIAAGLFSRGAWYIETYKFNTASGGDASENGSGNGSYNILRSVYHVNCCNPEMNDGWGIFNAIFGWQNTGYLSSILCYIFYWVALIVIVSLMIFEEKRGHLPFTQKRLSDLNPFRIFKRKQISKDEEEILFAKAKNVNFNREGHLTTT from the coding sequence ATGGCTAACAAAGTCTTCAACGTCGCAGTCTTCTTTGTTTGCTTCAGAGAATGTCTGGAAGCTGCAATTATCGTCTCGGTATTACTGTCGTTCGTGGATAGGACAGTATCCAAGGAAAATGTATCTCTTCGTCGCCGTCTCAAAAAGCAACTTTGGTTGGGTGTAGCTCTTGGCCTTCTAATATGTTTAGCTATCGGTGGTGCTACGATCGGTGTATATTACCGCTACCAGAATGATATTTACGGTCCCTACGAAGATATTTGGGAGTCAGTGTTCGCGTTTATTGCCAGCATAATGATCAGTATGATGGGTATCCCAATGCTGCGCATAAGCAAAATGAAAGCAAAATGGCGCCTGAAGTTTGCTCAGGCCCTGGTCGAAGGACATAAGGAAAAGGGCCGTTGGAAGCTTGGTCATTTCGTAAAAAGATATGCGTTATTTATGTTACCTTTTGTTACTGTTTTAAGGGAGGGCCTAGAGGCCGTCGTATTCGTTGCTGGTGTTGGTGCAGCAGGGGATGTCGAGGCCACATCATACCCTCTGCCCGTGGTAGTTGGATTACTAGCCGGTGCAGCCATTGGTATGTTCTTATACTATGGTGCCACACGTTCTTCTATGCAGATCTTCCTTGTATGCTCGACCTGTCTCTTGTACCTCATCGCAGCAGGTCTATTTTCTAGGGGAGCTTGGTACATTGAGACCTACAAGTTCAATACAGCAAGTGGTGGTGATGCCTCGGAGAACGGCAGCGGTAACGGTTCCTACAACATCCTGCGCTCAGTCTATCACGTGAACTGTTGTAACCCGGAGATGAATGACGGGTGGGGTATATTCAATGCTATCTTCGGCTGGCAAAACACGGGCTACCTTTCAAGCATCCTATGCTACATCTTTTATTGGGTTGCCCTTATAGTCATAGTTTCGCTCATGATCTTTGAGGAGAAGAGAGGGCATCTTCCATTCACCCAGAAGCGGTTATCAGACCTAAATCCTTTCCGTATATTCAAAAGGAAGCAAATCTCCaaagacgaagaagaaatttTATTCGCTAAGGCGAAGAACGTTAACTTTAACCGCGAGGGACACTTAACTACTACTTGA